One Candidatus Omnitrophota bacterium genomic window, TTTGTCCCCCAGTCCCCCAGTCACAATGTCACCCAGTCTTCTCTTTTCACCAGCCGTATTTTTGCGGTCCCCAGGTTGAGCGCGCTAATTCTTGTTTGACGTAGATTAACGTATTGTTGGGCAAATCTTCCTGCAGAATGACGCCGGCGCCGATGATGCTGTAGGGGCCGACTTTTACGCCGGGCATGAGGATGGCGTTGACGCCGGTGCGGGTGTAATCTCCGAGATAGGAAGCGTTGGCGCAGTGGGAGTTGGGATTCTCGCGCCTTCCCTTGATGCGGTGCAGGGTGTTTTGATCGTCAAAGCGCAGGTTGCCGCAAACCGTAGCCGCGCCCAGGTCGGCGGATCGTCCGATGATTCCCCAATATTCGCCGTAGTGATAGGAGTAAGCGCCGTCCATAAGAATGCCGCCGAATTCGGCGGCGTGGCCGACGACGCAACGGGCGCCAATGGCGCTTTCCGGTTCGATTTTGCAATATTCGCGCACGATGGCGCCGTCGCCGATGATGGTGTTCGCGCCGACGATGGCTCCATCGACGATTTTGACGTTTTTGCCCGTCCACAAGGGGCCTTTAATCTTCACGCCGCGACCGATGAAAGTTCCTTCGCCCAAGACGACAGGCCCCGCGATTTCCGCGCCCTCTTCCACTTTAGCGCCGGGAGCGATTTCGTTCGTTAGGAGCTTCAAACCCATATCCTTGAGCATGGCGGAGTTGGCTTCCAGCAGATGCCAGGGCTTATCGATATCGATAAAATAGCCTTTCGTCTCCACGGCGCGCACGGTTCCGCCGTTTTGGATGAAGCGGCTGATCGATTCCGCTAGTTCCGATTCCAGCGGCGGCATATTGCCCACTTCCACCGAGGTCATGAGGCCGGGATTGTCTGCCAAGCGGGGAAGC contains:
- a CDS encoding NDP-sugar synthase, whose translation is MIETAIILAAGRGSKIWPYGDTWPKAALPVANRPIIRWQIDTLKKCGVKNIVVVIGHLGGQVRDAVSGQAGVQCMEQKSIGGTADALMIGLAFVKDQEFAVIYGDVLFAEEDLRSLLQAAPDKETTAALVQPLGANPPHEWLCANLENQRIAQILGHPREASHRLCGAYRLSRAMLPRLADNPGLMTSVEVGNMPPLESELAESISRFIQNGGTVRAVETKGYFIDIDKPWHLLEANSAMLKDMGLKLLTNEIAPGAKVEEGAEIAGPVVLGEGTFIGRGVKIKGPLWTGKNVKIVDGAIVGANTIIGDGAIVREYCKIEPESAIGARCVVGHAAEFGGILMDGAYSYHYGEYWGIIGRSADLGAATVCGNLRFDDQNTLHRIKGRRENPNSHCANASYLGDYTRTGVNAILMPGVKVGPYSIIGAGVILQEDLPNNTLIYVKQELARSTWGPQKYGW